From the genome of Calliopsis andreniformis isolate RMS-2024a unplaced genomic scaffold, iyCalAndr_principal scaffold0022, whole genome shotgun sequence, one region includes:
- the LOC143187343 gene encoding TBC1 domain family member 14, which translates to MKSPVSRHLNGNSHPVPAQNVSPCIVSHYGNMPNNYQVLKVSGRDSNCYVANNITPKIGKQQLVSLNGDSISCNSVNVDEALACDVASVPVVKTKALCVHIRENKWYDAGNVVSVGVAGTSLNHALESMSLAYNPTTKQLYSLEDINVSNDTQLECKSQYINSSCDYKEESLNGISKVEDDKYTRLESGSTSSSPRNSLPRSCSSTVSSLSEVSPSGSFLGSDEQQQISEKTEKSKRWGLNTIFSKNVFSWKNKDSQQSTPTSSPSRNVDKVGGSLALIQQPRPANLPAKNATEEEQHRKQYNAILQAARKRELKEEKERKQQRELQLKEEERLAEDSHTWNVHILPKFESVRNTKKVRDLWWRGLPPSVRGKVWKLAIPNDLNITTHLYSICFDRAMTSPTSDTLAAIKLDVYRTFPTLCVFQEGGPLSDSLQGILAAYAVYRPDVGYVQGMSFVGAVLSLNMEPPDAFTCFANLLNHPCHRAAFTLDQKQMDIYYKVYSSALAHKLPKVFSHFTVAGLSPDLYLLDWLYTIYAKAMPLDVACRIWDVFLRDGDEFLFRTALGVLHLYQEELLKMDFVHGAQFLTRLPENLQAEALFNSISQMSTTVGTTTFQQMLVQFSSL; encoded by the coding sequence ATGAAGAGCCCTGTATCTCGTCATTTAAATGGAAACAGTCATCCTGTTCCAGCGCAGAATGTATCTCCATGTATTGTGTCTCATTATGGAAATATGCCTAATAATTACCAGGTACTGAAAGTATCTGGACGTGATTCCAATTGTTATGTTGCAAATAATATCACTCCAAAAATTGGCAAACAACAGTTGGTGTCATTAAATGGAGATTCAATATCTTGCAATAGTGTGAATGTTGACGAAGCTCTGGCATGTGATGTAGCTTCTGTGCCTGTTGTTAAGACCAAGGCACTATGTGTCCACATTCGGGAAAATAAATGGTATGATGCTGGCAATGTAGTTTCTGTAGGAGTTGCTGGCACTAGTCTAAATCATGCATTAGAGAGCATGTCTCTAGCTTATAATCCTACAACGAAGCAACTATATTCTTTAGAAGATATAAATGTATCCAATGATACCCAGCTAGAATGTAAATCTCAATATATAAATTCTTCTTGTGATTATAAAGAAGAATCTTTGAATGGAATCTCTAAAGTTGAGGATGACAAATATACAAGATTGGAAAGTGGAAGTACAAGTAGTAGTCCCAGGAACAGTTTGCCACGTTCTTGTAGTAGCACTGTGTCTTCCCTTAGTGAAGTATCTCCCTCTGGAAGTTTCCTAGGTTCTGATGAACAGCAACAAATTTCAGAGAAAACTGAAAAGTCCAAACGTTGGGGTTTAAacacaattttttcaaaaaatgttttttcaTGGAAAAACAAGGATTCTCAACAGTCTACTCCTACTAGTAGTCCATCAAGAAATGTAGACAAAGTGGGTGGAAGTTTAGCTTTAATTCAACAACCAAGACCAGCAAATTTACCAGCAAAGAATGCAACTGAAGAAGAGCAGCACCGTAAGCAATACAATGCTATTCTCCAAGCAGCAAGGAAACGAGAATTAAAGGAAGAGAAAGAACGTAAGCAGCAAAGGGAACTGCAACTCAAAGAAGAGGAAAGATTAGCAGAAGATTCTCATACTTGGAATGTACATATTCTTCCAAAATTTGAAAGTGTAAGAAATACGAAAAAAGTACGTGATCTATGGTGGAGAGGTCTTCCACCCAGTGTTCGTGGTAAAGTGTGGAAATTAGCAATTCCAaatgatttaaatataacaacACATCTTTATAGCATATGTTTCGACAGAGCAATGACAAGTCCAACAAGTGACACATTAGCTGCAATCAAATTAGATGTATATCGTACCTTTCCTACCTTATGTGTCTTTCAAGAAGGTGGACCATTATCTGATAGCCTTCAAGGTATTTTGGCAGCCTATGCAGTTTATAGACCTGATGTAGGCTACGTACAAGGTATGAGTTTTGTGGGTGCTGTATTATCATTAAACATGGAACCTCCAGATGCCTTTACTTGTTTTGCTAATTTATTAAATCATCCTTGTCACAGGGCTGCTTTCACATTAGACCAAAAACAGATGGATATTTACTATAAAGTATATTCTAGCGCGCTTGCACATAAGCTGCCAAAAGTCTTTTCTCATTTTACTGTAGCTGGTCTTAGCCCAGATTTATATTTGTTAGATTGGTTGTATACTATATATGCTAAAGCAATGCCTCTGGATGTTGCATGTAGAATTTGGGATGTTTTTCTTAGAGATGGAGATGAGTTCCTGTTTAGAACAGCACTTGGTGTGTTGCACTTGTATCAGGAGGAATTACTAAAAATGGATTTTGTACATGGAGCACAATTTCttactaggttgccagaaaactTACAGGCAGAAGCTTTATTCAACAGTATTAGTCAAATGTCTactactgttggaacaacaacgTTCCAGCAAATGCTAGTTCAATTTTCTTCATTGTAA
- the Ssadh gene encoding succinic semialdehyde dehydrogenase — protein sequence MLFRIRILQKGVSCHTPVLTRSMHLLKDLAYINGKWVGGNKKEIFPVYNPVDQSVINNVPDMDVQDTRAAINAASKAFESFRKTTAKERSDLLRNWYNLMVKHAEDLAEILTKENGKSLAESRAEIKYGNSFVEWFSEEARRIDGEVLQPPVPGRELLILREPVGVAALITPWNFPHAMITRKAGAALAAGCTCVVKPSEDTPLTALALAKLAEKAGFPQGIFNVLTTSLKNSPAVGKELCENPTIRVLSFTGSTAVGKILYQQSASTMKRLSLELGGNAPFIVFESADIDLAVLGAMASKFRNTGQTCVSANRFFVQANVVDKFVEKFLAKIKSDIKMGDGSREGVTHGPLIKESQVKLVHGLVTDAVKKGAKVHCGGTLLPDLGPLFYAPTLLTNITKDMEIYNKEIFGPVAVINKFDTEEEVMQQVNDTPVGLAGYFYSQDVSQIFRVSRKLEVGMVGINEGLISCAEAAFGGVKESGIGREGSKHGVDDYLDMKYVCIGNIKRW from the coding sequence ATGCTGTTCAGAATACGTATACTACAAAAAGGTGTTTCATGTCATACTCCTGTGTTAACTCGATCAATGCATCTCCTAAAGGATCTGGCATATATAAATGGGAAATGGGTAGGAGGAAACAAGAAGGAGATATTTCCTGTTTACAATCCTGTTGATCAATCTGTGAttaacaatgttcctgacatggATGTTCAAGACACCCGGGCAGCCATCAATGCAGCTTCTAAAGCTTTTGAATCCTTCCGTAAAACAACTGCTAAAGAACGAAGTGATCTACTTAGAAATTGGTACAATTTAATGGTTAAACATGCAGAGGATCTGGCAGAGATTCTGACTAAAGaaaatggaaaatctcttgctgAGTCCAGAGCAGAAATTAAATATGGAAATTCATTTGTTGAGTGGTTTTCCGAAGAAGCTAGAAGAATCGATGGAGAAGTACTACAACCACCTGTGCCTGGTAGAGAATTGCTTATATTGAGGGAACCAGTAGGTGTAGCTGCTTTAATCACACCATGGAACTTTCCACATGCTATGATAACTAGAAAAGCAGGTGCTGCCCTTGCTGCTGGGTGCACTTGTGTAGTGAAACCATCTGAGGACACTCCCCTCACTGCTTTAGCATTAGCTAAGCTTGCAGAGAAGGCAGGATTTCCTCAAGGAATCTTCAATGTACTTACAACAAGCTTGAAAAATTCTCCCGCTGTAGGTAAAGAGTTGTGTGAAAATCCTACAATAAGGGTTTTGTCATTTACTGGGTCAACTGCAGTAGGGAAAATTTTGTATCAACAATCTGCTTCTACTATGAAACGACTTAGTCTTGAATTAGGAGGTAATGCACCATTTATTGTTTTTGAATCTGCTGATATAGATTTGGCTGTATTAGGTGCCATGGCAAGTAAATTCCGTAACACTGGCCAAACATGTGTATCTGCAAATAGATTTTTTGTGCAAGCTAATGTGGTTGATAAGTTTGTTGAGAAGTTTTTGGCAAAGATTAAGAGTGATATTAAAATGGGGGATGGAAGTCGGGAAGGAGTTACTCATGGTCCTCTTATTAAAGAAAGTCAGGTAAAACTGGTACATGGATTAGTGACTGATGCAGTAAAGAAAGGAGCAAAGGTACACTGTGGTGGTACACTATTGCCTGATCTAGGACCATTATTCTATGCACCTACACTTCTCACAAATATTACTAAAGATATGGAAATATATAACAAAGAAATATTTGGACCAGTAGctgttattaataaatttgatACTGAAGAGGAAGTTATGCAACAAGTAAATGACACACCTGTGGGTTTAGCTGGATACTTTTATTCACAAGATGTATCTCAGATATTTAGAGTATCAAGAAAATTAGAAGTTGGAATGGTTGGTATAAATGAGGGGTTGATTTCTTGTGCAGAAGCTGCCTTTGGAGGAGTAAAAGAATCAGGTATAGGAAGAGAGGGATCTAAACATGGTGTTGATGATTACCTTGACATGAAATATGTATGCATTGGAAATATTAAGCGGTGGTAA
- the LOC143187345 gene encoding lipid droplet-regulating VLDL assembly factor AUP1-like, whose protein sequence is MSQIDIQDLFDKSRFPSGWRLLSIFLYTPVGILLVLLRLLIALQLWLLASLLPDCNILRIFLNHGFSFAFGIVVKIPEDEVIDKQSRIIVANNVSVLDHLALYKATRALMPSVWELPTALSNALGLQIMDMSNKDALIANIKNFLANSQCNIVLQPEFGTTNSRVALLKFNSWPFTIETSVQPVAIKVQRPEFVSIHVTSLASTWWTDVFWFMFVPYTIFTFKYLKVKRNADCEVLVREVEKDIATSLRLQTSSHTVSDKTEFEKRCIMEKTQNRRLNRRSSPNSQVIHSIEIQRMVRQVSEVLPLVPHNVILRDLLKTRNVDITIANILDGIVTYTPESPQMTVTPSMSFNQLQTSAMKDNSNLGSSSFQERKAKMIREARERYIQKHGLKNC, encoded by the exons ATGTCACAAATTGATATTCAGGATTTATTTGATAAAAGCAG GTTTCCTAGCGGTTGGCGCCTTTTATCCATATTTTTGTATACTCCTGTGGGCATTCTACTTGTATTGTTGCGGCTATTGATTGCTTTACAACTTTGGCTTCTTGCCTCATTACTGCCTGACTGCAATATCCTTCGCATATTCCTGAATCATGGATTTAGCTTTGCATTTGGTATTGTGGTAAAAATTCCTGAAGATGAAGTTATAGACAAACAATCAAGAATTATTGTTGCGAACAATGTCTCAGTCTTGGATCATCTTGCATTATATAAAGCAACACGAGCATTAATGCCTAGTGTTTGGGAACTACCCACTGCCCTTAGTAATGCACTAGGTCTACAGATTATGGACATGAGTAATAAAGATGCCCTGATTGCTAATATAAAGAATTTTCTTGCTAATTCTCAATGCAACATTGTGCTGCAGCCTGAATTTGGTACAACCAATAGCCGTGTTGCCTTGTTAAAATTTAATTCTTGGCCATTTACTATAGAAACATCTGTTCAACCAGTTGCAATTAAAGTGCAAAGACCAGAATTTGTATCTATTCATGTTACCTCACTGGCATCTACATGGTGGACTGATGTCTTTTGGTTTATGTTTGTTCCTTACACAATCTTCACATTTAAGTACCTGAAAGTCAAGAGAAATGCTGATTGTGAAGTATTGGTACGGGAAGTAGAAAAAGATATAGCAACTAGTCTGAGACTTCAAACCAGTTCTCACACAGTGTCAGATAAAACAGAGTTTGAAAAAAGATGTATTATGGAAAAAACACAAAACAGAAGGTTAAATAGAAGAAGTTCACCAAATTCACAAGTCATACATAGTATTGAGATACAAAGAATGGTACGGCAAGTCAGTGAAGTGCTTCCATTGGTCCCTCATAATGTGATTCTCAGAGATCTCT TGAAAACACGCAATGTTGATATCACAATTGCCAATATTCTGGATGGCATAGTTACTTATACTCCAGAATCACCTCAGATGACTGTTACACCATCAATGTCATTTAATCAATTGCAAACAAGTGCAATGAAGGATAACAGTAATCTAGGATCCTCTTCTTTCCAGGAAAGGAAAGCTAAAATGATAAGAGAAGCTAGGGAAAGGTATATTCAAAAACATGGACTTAAAAATTGCTGA
- the LOC143187346 gene encoding peptidyl-prolyl cis-trans isomerase E-like encodes MSTNTKRTIYVGGLAEEVDEKILHAAFIPFGEIVDVQIPLDYESEKHRGFAFIEFESAEDAAAAIDNMNDSELFGRTIRVNIAKPQKIKEGSSKPVWADDAWLQEHAGETLKSDDNAKPSDAVQSKKAKQNPQVYFDISIGKQEIGRIIMMLRADIVPKTAENFRALCTHEKGYGYQGSIFHRIIPDFMCQGGDFTNHNGTGGKSIYGNKFDDENFELKHTGPGTLSMANSGPNTNGSQFFICTARTDWLDGKHVVFGHVLSGLDVLKKMEKCGAKSGTPTQKVMITACGELT; translated from the exons ATGAGTACGAATACGAAAAGAACTATTTACGTTG GAGGCTTAGCTGAGGAGGTGGATGAAAAAATATTACACGCAGCATTTATACCATTTGGTGAAATAGTTGATGTACAAATACCACTAGATTATGAATCAGAAAAACACAGAGGGTTTGCTTTCATTGAATTTGAAAGCGCAGAGGATGCAGCAGCAGCAATTGATAACATG AATGATTCTGAGCTGTTTGGAAGAACAATAAGGGTAAACATAGCAAAGCCACAGAAGATAAAAGAAGGTTCATCGAAACCTGTCTGGGCTGATGATGCATGGCTGCAGGAACATGCAGGTGAAACTCTTAAGAGTGATGATAATGCAAAGCCAAGTGATGCAGTACAGTCTAAGAAGGCAAAACAGAATCCTCAAGTGTACTTTGATATTAGTATTGGAAAACAAGAAATAGGTAGAATTATCATGATGCTAAGGGCTGATATTGTACCCAAAACTGCTGAAAACTTTCGTGCTCTTTGTACTCATGAAAAAGGATATGGTTATCAAGGAAGCATCTTTCATAGAATTATTCCAGACTTT ATGTGTCAAGGTGGAGATTTTACAAACCACAATGGAACAGGAGGTAAATCAATTTATGGGAATAAATTTGATGATGAGAATTTTGAGTTAAAACATACAGGACCTGGTACCTTGTCAATGGCAAATTCTGGTCCAAATACAAATGGATCACAATTCTTTATATGTACTGCACGTACAGACTGGCTAGATGGAAAACATGTGGTGTTCGGACATGTTCTTAGTGGTTTAGATGTTTTAAAAAAAATGGAGAAATGTGGGGCAAAATCTGGCACTCCAACTCAAAAAGTTATGATAACAGCTTGTGGAGAATTAACTTAA